The proteins below are encoded in one region of Oncorhynchus kisutch isolate 150728-3 linkage group LG14, Okis_V2, whole genome shotgun sequence:
- the LOC109903536 gene encoding biogenesis of lysosome-related organelles complex 1 subunit 4, with product MEPRMENRVGFLSPLEESSAEVSRDSGFVSQSASSLSMLSEALSSGTVSQSPSFGAAVSQSASFNSAEPDPDHNQEDEILRHTAHSYSSYIRATAGDEILCLEKSLEEMLTRVDEFVGMLDMIRNDTSQIVNENLPQIHRKSEEMRQIYRKIDKLDAFVKIVGANVNVMEEQVTQAEREQGTLPSAFRKMFRTMNVPGFLNKPASPRRHQQHDQELPPVFKTDDYFTQHPGH from the exons ATGGAGCCTAGGATGGAAAATAGGGTAGGTTTTCTCTCCCCGCTGGAGGAGTCCAGTGCCGAGGTGAGTCGGGACAGTGGCTTCGTGTCGCAGAGTGCGAGCAGTTTATCCATGTTGAGCGAGGCCCTAAGCAGTGGCACCGTGTCGCAAAGCCCCAGCTTCGGCGCAGCAGTCTCGCAGAGTGCGAGCTTCAACTCCGCGGAGCCCGACCCAGACCACAACCAGGAGGATGAGATCCTGAGACACACTGCTCACAGTTACTCCTCTTACATCAGAGCTACTGCTGGAGATGAG ATCCTGTGTTTGGAGAAAAGTCTGGAGGAAATGCTGACTAGGGTGGATGAATTTGTAGGAATGCTTGACATG ATCCGCAACGACACATCACAGATTGTCAATGAGAACTTACCTCAAATACATCGAAAATCAGAAGAGATGAGACAAATATACAGAAAGATTGACAAGTTGGAT GCATTTGTGAAGATTGTAGGTGCCAATGTGAATGTCATGGAGGAACAGGTCACTCAGGCAGAGAGGGAACAAGGAACCCTGCCGAGCGCCTTCAGAAAGATGTTCCGCACCATGAATGTCCCAGGCTTTCTAAAT AAACCAGCCAGCCCCAGAAGGCATCAGCAGCATGATCAGGAGCTTCCCCCAGTGTTCAAAACAGATGATTATTTCACCCAACATCCAGGACACTGA
- the LOC109903535 gene encoding nuclear transport factor 2 — translation MASKPVWEQIGAGFVQHYYQQFDSDRTKLADLYTDASCLTWEGVGFQGHKAIMEKITSLPFQSIQHSITAQDHQPTPDSCVMSMVMGQLKADTDQVMGFQQTFLLKNVDNKWICTNDMFRLALHNFGA, via the exons ATGGCAAGCAAACCGGTGTGGGAGCAGATAGGTGCAGGCTTTGTGCAACATTATTACCAACAGTTTGATTCTGATAGAACCAAACTTGCTGACCTCTAT ACTGATGCGTCATGTTTAACATGGGAAGGAGTTGGTTTCCAGGGGCACAAAGCCATTATGGAGAAGATCACT AGTTTACCGTTCCAGTCGATCCAGCACAGCATCACCGCACAGGACCACCAGCCCACACCAGACAGCTGTGTGATGAGCATGGTGATGGGACAGCTCAAG GCTGACACGGACCAGGTGATGGGATTTCAACAAACTTTCCTGCTGAAGAACGTGGACAACAAATGGATCTGCACCAACGACATGTTCAGATTGGCACTACATAACTTTGGAGCGTAG